A genome region from Dolichospermum compactum NIES-806 includes the following:
- the psbC gene encoding photosystem II reaction center protein CP43 has translation MVTLSNRVISGGRDQESSGFAWWSGNARLINLSGKLLGAHVAHAGLIVFWAGAMTLFEVSHFIPEKPMYEQGLILLPHLATLGWGVGPGGEVFDTFPYFVVGVLHLISSAVLGFGGIYHAVRGPETLEEYSAFFGYDWKDKNKMTNIIGFHLIILGCGALLLVLKAMFFGGVYDTWAPGGGDVRVITNPTLNPAIIFGYLIKAPFGGEGWIISVDNMEDVIGGHIWIGLTCIAGGIWHIFTKPFAWSRRASIWSGEAYLSYSLGALSLMGFIACVMVWFNNTVYPSEFYGPTGPEASQAQALTFLIRDQRLGANVGSAQGPTGLGKYLMRSPSGEIIFGGETMRFWDFRGPWLEPLRGPNGLDLEKIKNDIQPWQARRAAEYMTHAPLGSLNSVGGVATEINSFNYVSPRAWLATSHFVLGFFFLIGHLWHAGRARAAAGGFEKGINRETEPVMFMPDLD, from the coding sequence GTGGTAACGCTCTCTAATAGAGTTATTAGTGGTGGACGCGACCAAGAATCAAGCGGCTTCGCTTGGTGGTCCGGCAACGCCCGTTTAATCAATTTGTCTGGTAAACTACTTGGCGCTCACGTTGCCCATGCTGGTTTAATCGTCTTCTGGGCTGGAGCAATGACTTTGTTTGAAGTCTCTCACTTCATCCCAGAAAAGCCTATGTACGAACAAGGCTTGATTCTGCTTCCTCACCTCGCCACACTGGGTTGGGGCGTTGGTCCAGGTGGTGAAGTTTTTGATACATTCCCCTACTTTGTTGTGGGTGTACTTCACCTGATTTCCTCCGCAGTTCTAGGATTTGGCGGTATTTATCATGCCGTTCGCGGTCCTGAAACCTTAGAAGAATATTCTGCCTTCTTTGGTTATGACTGGAAAGACAAGAACAAAATGACCAACATCATCGGCTTCCACCTGATCATCCTGGGATGCGGTGCGTTGTTATTGGTGCTGAAGGCTATGTTCTTCGGTGGAGTTTATGATACATGGGCTCCAGGTGGTGGTGATGTGCGTGTGATTACTAATCCCACACTCAACCCTGCAATCATCTTCGGTTATCTAATCAAAGCTCCCTTCGGTGGCGAAGGCTGGATTATTAGCGTTGATAACATGGAAGATGTTATCGGTGGTCACATTTGGATTGGTTTAACTTGTATTGCCGGTGGTATTTGGCACATCTTCACCAAGCCTTTTGCTTGGTCACGTCGTGCCTCCATTTGGTCTGGTGAAGCTTATCTATCCTATAGCTTAGGTGCGCTCTCCTTAATGGGGTTCATCGCTTGCGTTATGGTGTGGTTTAACAACACCGTTTACCCTAGCGAATTTTACGGTCCTACTGGTCCTGAAGCTTCTCAAGCTCAAGCTTTAACCTTCTTGATTCGTGACCAACGCTTGGGTGCTAACGTCGGTTCTGCACAAGGTCCTACCGGTCTAGGTAAATACTTGATGCGCTCTCCATCCGGTGAAATTATCTTCGGTGGTGAAACCATGCGCTTCTGGGATTTTCGTGGTCCTTGGTTAGAGCCTCTTCGTGGACCTAACGGTCTTGATTTGGAAAAAATCAAGAATGATATTCAGCCTTGGCAAGCTCGTCGTGCCGCTGAATACATGACCCACGCGCCTTTGGGTTCTTTGAACTCTGTGGGTGGTGTGGCTACGGAAATTAACTCATTCAACTATGTGTCTCCTCGTGCTTGGTTGGCGACTTCACACTTCGTTTTAGGATTCTTCTTCCTCATTGGTCACTTATGGCACGCAGGCCGCGCCCGTGCTGCTGCTGGTGGTTTTGAGAAGGGTATTAACCGTGAAACAGAACCAGTAATGTTTATGCCTGACCTCGACTAG
- a CDS encoding Uma2 family endonuclease gives MIITKHRAGRVMLHNISWQQFENLLQDLGENRAARVAYDDGNLEIMTPLPEHEQYKEVISDAVKDIAEELDLDYESLGSTTWKKERKMAGIEADNCFYFQNEPLVRGRLDLDLQKDPPPDLALEIDVTSKSLDRFPIYARLGVPEIWCYDSGELKIYILQAGEYLESEESLVFPSLEIRDLPKIIEQHRANGRRAIRKAVREWVHQK, from the coding sequence ATGATCATAACCAAACATCGCGCTGGTAGAGTCATGCTTCATAACATCAGTTGGCAACAGTTTGAAAATCTTCTGCAAGACTTGGGAGAAAATCGTGCTGCTAGGGTGGCTTATGATGATGGAAATTTGGAAATTATGACCCCTTTACCAGAACACGAACAATATAAAGAAGTAATTAGTGATGCAGTTAAAGATATCGCTGAAGAGTTGGATTTAGACTATGAAAGTTTAGGTTCAACTACCTGGAAAAAAGAACGCAAAATGGCAGGAATAGAGGCAGATAATTGCTTTTATTTTCAAAATGAACCATTAGTTAGAGGTAGATTAGATTTAGATTTGCAAAAAGATCCACCTCCTGATTTGGCTTTAGAAATTGATGTTACTAGTAAATCGTTAGATCGTTTTCCAATTTATGCTCGTTTAGGAGTTCCTGAGATTTGGTGTTATGATTCTGGTGAGTTGAAGATTTATATTTTGCAAGCTGGGGAATATCTAGAATCCGAGGAAAGTTTGGTATTTCCTAGTTTAGAAATTCGGGATTTACCAAAAATAATTGAACAACACCGAGCAAATGGTAGAAGGGCAATTAGAAAAGCTGTTAGGGAATGGGTACATCAGAAATAA
- a CDS encoding SWIM zinc finger family protein yields the protein MSNETLQASREWWSQRWLDLLDSYRFKKRLERARNYSRQGNILSIKFKAAKVLARVQGSEAEPYKVSLSLDAFSEEEWGYVVESMSQKAIFAAKLLAGEMPQNIEEVFISNGLSLFPFTLTDVHSKCSCPDKAVPCKHIGAVYYQLGDRFSEDPFVLFQLRGRTKEQIISDLRQLRSSKNVETIQVTSEIQPEVSESQYPVTIDNFWQYNEPLESSLVVISPAVSETVLDILGTIPLAKDEENTTNSPAGDLVMKYLKAVYQDVSQKAFLAAMNVGG from the coding sequence ATGAGTAACGAAACCTTACAAGCAAGTCGGGAATGGTGGTCACAAAGATGGTTAGATTTACTAGATTCTTACCGATTTAAAAAGCGCTTAGAACGGGCAAGAAATTATTCTCGACAAGGAAATATTCTGAGTATTAAATTTAAAGCTGCGAAAGTATTAGCGAGAGTACAGGGTAGTGAAGCAGAACCTTATAAAGTTTCTTTATCTCTTGATGCTTTTAGTGAGGAGGAATGGGGTTATGTGGTGGAAAGTATGTCTCAAAAGGCGATTTTTGCGGCTAAGTTATTAGCGGGAGAAATGCCACAAAATATTGAAGAGGTTTTTATCAGTAACGGGTTATCATTGTTTCCCTTTACTCTGACTGATGTTCACAGTAAATGTTCTTGTCCTGATAAAGCTGTTCCTTGTAAACATATCGGTGCAGTATATTATCAATTAGGCGATCGCTTTAGTGAAGACCCTTTTGTATTATTTCAACTACGTGGGCGTACCAAAGAGCAAATCATCAGTGATTTACGCCAATTACGTAGTAGTAAAAATGTCGAGACAATTCAAGTAACATCGGAAATTCAACCAGAAGTTTCCGAAAGTCAATACCCTGTTACAATAGATAATTTTTGGCAATATAATGAGCCTTTAGAATCGTCTTTGGTCGTAATTTCACCTGCTGTTAGTGAAACAGTATTAGATATATTAGGGACAATTCCTTTAGCAAAAGATGAAGAAAATACAACTAATTCTCCTGCTGGTGATTTGGTGATGAAATATTTAAAAGCCGTTTATCAAGATGTCAGTCAAAAAGCTTTTTTAGCAGCGATGAATGTGGGAGGATGA
- a CDS encoding tetratricopeptide repeat protein, producing MYKKTSVLLTALLLGCLFTSTPIVGKADVLLTQVNNSELKNLIDEGKRLVDSKDYNGAIAIYQQAAKLDPKNERIYAGIGYLYTQQGNFTSALDAYRRAIAINPNNSDFYYAVGYLKSSTQDNKGAKEAYRRAIQLNRNNVNAYLGLGVSQTSLGDYQAAMWAYEQAINLDKNNPRTYELIGSMFKQRRQTTQANKVLKKALNLYQRGNDTESAARIQAMLQEIGG from the coding sequence ATGTACAAAAAAACATCAGTCCTGTTAACTGCCTTATTATTAGGATGTTTATTTACTAGCACACCTATAGTAGGGAAAGCTGATGTCCTACTGACACAGGTGAATAATTCAGAGTTGAAAAACTTGATAGATGAGGGAAAAAGACTGGTAGATTCTAAAGATTATAATGGAGCGATCGCCATTTATCAACAAGCCGCAAAATTAGATCCCAAAAATGAGAGAATTTATGCTGGGATTGGCTACTTATATACTCAACAAGGCAATTTTACCTCAGCTTTAGATGCTTATCGTCGAGCCATTGCCATTAATCCTAATAATAGTGATTTTTACTATGCTGTTGGTTATCTTAAAAGTAGCACACAAGATAACAAAGGCGCAAAAGAAGCTTACCGTCGGGCTATTCAATTAAATCGGAATAATGTCAACGCCTATTTAGGATTAGGAGTTTCTCAAACTAGTTTGGGTGATTATCAAGCAGCTATGTGGGCTTATGAACAAGCTATTAATTTAGATAAAAATAATCCCCGCACCTATGAGTTAATCGGTTCTATGTTTAAACAACGACGACAAACGACACAAGCAAATAAAGTTCTCAAGAAGGCATTAAATTTATATCAGCGGGGAAATGACACAGAAAGTGCTGCAAGAATACAAGCAATGCTGCAAGAAATAGGCGGTTAG
- a CDS encoding YbjQ family protein: protein MLLTTTDVIQGAVIQSYLGIVTAEVVYGSNFLRDFLASIRDIVGGRTGSYERLFEEGQRKAMEELEQRAQRLGADAVVGIAVDTGTINVDQSGVLLVITATGTAVKIR from the coding sequence ATGCTTTTAACTACTACTGATGTGATTCAAGGTGCTGTAATTCAATCCTACTTAGGCATTGTCACTGCCGAAGTTGTCTATGGTAGCAATTTTCTCCGGGATTTTTTAGCGAGTATTCGGGATATTGTCGGTGGACGCACTGGCAGCTATGAGCGTCTCTTTGAAGAAGGACAACGCAAAGCAATGGAAGAATTAGAACAAAGAGCGCAACGTTTAGGCGCAGATGCTGTTGTTGGTATTGCCGTTGACACAGGCACAATTAATGTTGATCAATCTGGTGTTTTATTAGTAATTACAGCTACGGGTACAGCCGTGAAAATTCGTTAA
- a CDS encoding Uma2 family endonuclease, with product MVTLAPTHSDTHTNSVILHNISWNTFERILLETGDDRHNRFTYNQGILEIMTPLMPHEHNNRLLQNLIIVLVEELNLNVKSTGSLTCKREDLARGVEPDSSFYIQNEPIMRNKTNLDLTQDPPPDLVIEVDYASSSIDKLPIYLALGVPEVWRYDEPVMQIYSLSEDKYIPCNGSPTFANLPLNTEIPQFLASSLQVGEVSMIKNFRSWLKTQIS from the coding sequence ATGGTAACTCTAGCACCTACTCACAGCGACACTCACACCAATAGCGTCATCCTCCATAATATTTCTTGGAATACTTTTGAAAGGATTTTATTAGAAACAGGTGATGATCGTCATAATAGGTTTACTTATAATCAGGGAATATTAGAAATTATGACTCCATTAATGCCCCATGAACATAATAACCGTTTGTTACAAAATCTAATTATTGTTTTAGTTGAAGAGTTAAATCTCAATGTCAAAAGCACTGGTTCATTAACTTGTAAAAGAGAAGATTTAGCTAGAGGTGTAGAACCTGATTCTAGTTTCTATATTCAAAATGAACCAATTATGAGAAATAAAACAAATTTAGATTTAACTCAAGATCCCCCACCTGATTTAGTCATAGAAGTTGATTATGCTAGTTCTTCTATTGATAAATTACCGATTTATTTAGCTTTAGGTGTTCCTGAAGTTTGGCGTTATGATGAACCTGTGATGCAAATTTATAGTTTATCTGAGGATAAATATATTCCTTGCAATGGTTCACCAACTTTTGCGAATTTACCTTTAAATACAGAAATTCCTCAGTTTTTAGCTTCTAGTTTACAAGTGGGTGAAGTGTCAATGATTAAGAATTTTCGGAGTTGGTTAAAAACACAAATTTCCTGA
- a CDS encoding type II toxin-antitoxin system HicA family toxin has protein sequence MTNTGEELIAALEKSGFYIVRQKGSHVRMKHEDNRVVSIPSHSGKTIGKGLLVKIIRDADLTKDELIELLN, from the coding sequence ATTACCAACACAGGAGAAGAACTGATTGCTGCACTAGAAAAATCAGGTTTTTATATAGTCAGACAAAAGGGAAGTCATGTAAGAATGAAACATGAAGATAATCGAGTTGTTTCTATTCCTTCTCATAGTGGTAAAACTATCGGAAAAGGTTTATTAGTAAAAATAATTCGAGATGCAGATTTAACTAAAGATGAACTGATAGAACTTTTAAATTAG
- a CDS encoding type II toxin-antitoxin system HicB family antitoxin, producing MKNKEFYVVIERDEDGMYIGEVPQLKACYSQGETIDELMKNIKEVIEMCLEELEEELTTEFIGVQKVVLS from the coding sequence ATGAAAAACAAAGAATTTTATGTAGTAATTGAAAGAGATGAAGATGGTATGTATATTGGTGAAGTTCCTCAACTAAAAGCCTGTTATAGTCAAGGAGAAACTATTGATGAACTCATGAAAAATATTAAAGAAGTTATTGAAATGTGTTTAGAAGAACTAGAAGAGGAATTAACCACAGAATTTATTGGTGTGCAAAAAGTAGTATTATCATGA
- a CDS encoding type II toxin-antitoxin system PemK/MazF family toxin, translated as MEGSIEHLIKGDVISVPFPFSDTSTTKKRPALVITESDNNNIIICPITSKPGRDYEIKL; from the coding sequence ATGGAAGGATCTATAGAACATTTAATTAAAGGTGATGTGATATCTGTTCCTTTTCCTTTTTCTGATACATCTACCACAAAAAAACGACCAGCTTTAGTTATAACTGAATCGGACAATAATAATATTATAATTTGTCCTATTACCAGTAAACCAGGACGAGATTATGAAATTAAGTTATAA
- a CDS encoding serine/threonine protein kinase, whose product MVWQKGYKLQGGRYVMEKVLGEGGFGITYQAQHTLLKQWVVIKTPNEILKNDSEYPHYVKRFIQEGRKLAQLSQQPHPNIVRVTELFEDDQTYCLVMDFVPGESLFNLVQKRGALPELEAVGYIKQIGEALTFVHHQGLVHRDAHPGNIMVQKNGKAVLIDFGIAGEIMPQDGYFTSDHPANIAFAPYEQMGGNRQVTIDVYTLAASLYYAVTGKRPESSLDRKLYNKPLIPPNKYVVGISNELNLAILKGMNLEAGNRPKSMGKWLNLLPDFSNQVYQVSQKTQYKTIRTDKAFPVIVGVNNSPNTRVNSKNIPWVKLGFIGFYYLVCGFLSGPLPLLMTLTSALASALTSVSIFTSVPNDLLVTALAFWSALLLSVYKYGQLNQVLVGVHGWVLYSSLLFLLAASRPNKERYLFWLLLFILICFSLINLLFNSNYLLFVLTGGFFVSAVIFLFAYPRAKRDLTKSLSKWHSFGILAGTSLLGLFLGWLTYQILPIFANG is encoded by the coding sequence ATGGTTTGGCAAAAAGGGTATAAATTACAGGGTGGAAGATACGTTATGGAAAAAGTCTTGGGAGAAGGTGGTTTTGGAATTACGTATCAAGCACAACATACACTTTTAAAGCAGTGGGTAGTGATAAAAACGCCGAACGAAATCCTAAAAAATGATTCTGAATACCCCCATTATGTAAAAAGATTTATTCAAGAAGGACGCAAATTAGCACAACTTTCTCAACAACCACACCCGAATATTGTCCGTGTAACAGAATTATTTGAAGATGATCAAACATATTGTTTAGTAATGGACTTTGTCCCGGGTGAAAGTTTATTTAATTTAGTCCAAAAAAGGGGAGCATTACCAGAATTAGAAGCGGTAGGATATATAAAACAAATTGGAGAGGCTTTAACTTTTGTTCATCATCAGGGTTTAGTTCATCGGGATGCACACCCTGGTAATATTATGGTACAAAAAAATGGCAAAGCTGTATTAATTGACTTTGGAATTGCTGGGGAAATAATGCCCCAAGATGGATATTTTACTTCTGATCATCCTGCTAATATTGCTTTTGCACCCTATGAACAAATGGGAGGTAATAGACAAGTAACGATTGATGTTTACACTCTTGCTGCTTCTTTATATTATGCGGTTACAGGTAAACGTCCTGAAAGTTCGCTAGATAGAAAGTTATATAATAAGCCTTTAATTCCTCCTAATAAATATGTTGTTGGTATTAGTAATGAGTTGAATCTGGCAATTCTGAAAGGTATGAATTTAGAAGCAGGAAATCGTCCTAAATCAATGGGTAAATGGTTGAATTTATTGCCTGATTTTAGTAATCAGGTTTATCAGGTTAGTCAGAAAACTCAATATAAAACCATTAGGACTGATAAAGCATTTCCTGTTATTGTAGGTGTTAATAATTCTCCAAATACAAGGGTAAATAGTAAGAATATTCCTTGGGTTAAATTGGGATTTATTGGTTTTTATTATTTAGTTTGTGGCTTTTTATCAGGACCTTTACCTTTACTTATGACTTTAACTTCGGCCTTAGCTTCGGCTTTAACTTCAGTTTCGATTTTTACTTCTGTTCCGAATGACTTGTTAGTTACAGCTTTGGCTTTTTGGTCTGCACTTTTGCTTTCTGTGTATAAGTATGGTCAATTGAACCAAGTTTTGGTTGGGGTTCACGGTTGGGTTTTGTATTCTTCTCTACTTTTTTTGCTTGCTGCTTCACGTCCCAATAAGGAGCGATATTTATTTTGGTTGCTTTTATTTATACTAATATGTTTCTCACTAATAAATTTACTATTCAATTCAAATTATTTATTGTTTGTACTAACTGGAGGCTTTTTTGTTTCTGCGGTTATATTTTTGTTCGCTTATCCTCGTGCAAAACGAGATTTAACCAAATCTTTGAGCAAATGGCATTCATTTGGAATTTTAGCAGGTACATCTTTATTAGGCTTATTTTTAGGCTGGTTAACCTATCAAATCTTACCAATATTTGCAAATGGCTAA
- a CDS encoding TOPRIM nucleotidyl transferase/hydrolase domain-containing protein has translation MGVVRNKVIFCEGGSESLDFQLINNKVLENLSNDITIIPVGGKFNFSLFIQAYFSIDKNKNDENQKATKKYIIFRDRDFDIEPTSENKLLQIDKLGNRAFLSHRTCIENYLLDPQLIHQYWITQYAEKLENPTIFRWGHKDSPGIDKIAQWIEEAAKNLQDYQAVRWALGNLCQLSASRKQLDTSWTKDTIPDSLDLSDCKNQALSLINEFKNTVAEVTIDKFEENLNRYLQLFHQEEFWQQKQYLTWFNGKDIYKAMHRISQDKKRPYKSYISMYDFSKWAINHIDINQYPDLMELRSKIELL, from the coding sequence GTGGGAGTAGTTCGGAATAAAGTTATTTTTTGTGAAGGTGGATCGGAAAGTCTAGATTTCCAATTAATTAATAATAAGGTATTAGAAAATCTATCAAATGATATCACAATTATTCCTGTGGGTGGTAAATTTAATTTTTCACTTTTTATTCAAGCCTATTTTTCTATAGATAAAAATAAAAATGATGAAAATCAAAAAGCTACAAAAAAATATATTATTTTTAGAGATCGTGATTTTGATATTGAACCTACATCAGAAAATAAGTTACTACAAATAGATAAATTAGGAAATAGAGCTTTCCTATCCCATCGTACTTGTATTGAAAACTATTTACTTGATCCTCAACTCATTCATCAATATTGGATAACCCAATATGCAGAAAAATTAGAAAATCCTACTATTTTTCGATGGGGACACAAAGATTCACCAGGAATTGATAAAATTGCTCAATGGATAGAAGAAGCTGCGAAGAATCTACAAGATTATCAAGCTGTTAGATGGGCTTTAGGTAATTTATGTCAACTTAGTGCTAGTAGAAAACAGTTAGACACAAGCTGGACTAAAGATACAATTCCAGATTCTCTAGATTTATCTGATTGTAAAAATCAGGCTTTATCATTAATTAATGAATTTAAAAATACAGTTGCGGAAGTGACAATAGATAAGTTTGAAGAGAATCTGAACAGGTATTTACAGCTTTTTCATCAAGAGGAATTTTGGCAACAAAAGCAGTATTTAACTTGGTTTAATGGTAAAGATATTTATAAAGCAATGCACAGAATTAGTCAAGATAAAAAAAGACCATATAAATCATATATCTCTATGTATGATTTTTCTAAATGGGCAATTAATCATATTGACATTAATCAATATCCTGATTTAATGGAATTGAGAAGTAAAATAGAACTGCTTTAA
- a CDS encoding AAA family ATPase, whose amino-acid sequence MKVQNVKLKHFKKFRDQELDFTDTETGLAEDLIVIIGPNGAGKTSILQAIASTLGTATERLNKPADLDWPGFNYELLGSNWCGSPTNVTINVQFSKSELQAISEFHQKLREMGRDLPVSPAQKYLVSLKWQGESVTANSAAELFQFKGREYAKQLFRSEGFSVFERVGTVFWYTEQRTATSLTPEDPKNQLEITEDILRDRLAKWQMIHEKYSKNGKSFRPGAKDLYAEIARIYKTVFPGREFAGLEMRDNIDNILTEPWFYIYNNRNKNHYEFSEMSGGERATFPILLDFMNWNIHNSVILIDEIELHLHPPMQQALLRTLPKLGKNNQFIITTHSDYVAQLVPESSIRIIEE is encoded by the coding sequence ATGAAAGTTCAAAACGTTAAGCTAAAACATTTTAAGAAATTTCGAGATCAGGAGTTAGATTTTACTGATACTGAAACAGGTTTAGCAGAAGATTTAATTGTTATTATTGGTCCGAATGGTGCTGGAAAAACCAGCATTTTACAAGCTATTGCATCCACATTAGGTACAGCTACAGAAAGATTAAACAAACCTGCTGATTTAGATTGGCCAGGATTTAACTATGAATTATTAGGTAGTAATTGGTGTGGATCTCCTACCAATGTTACTATTAATGTACAATTTTCTAAATCAGAACTGCAAGCTATCAGTGAATTTCACCAAAAATTACGGGAAATGGGACGTGATTTACCAGTTTCTCCTGCTCAAAAATATCTTGTTAGCTTAAAATGGCAAGGAGAAAGTGTAACAGCAAATAGCGCAGCAGAATTATTTCAATTTAAAGGACGAGAATATGCTAAACAGTTATTTCGTTCTGAAGGATTTTCAGTGTTTGAAAGAGTGGGTACAGTTTTTTGGTACACAGAACAGAGAACAGCAACCAGTCTCACTCCTGAAGATCCAAAAAATCAATTAGAAATTACAGAAGATATTCTACGCGATCGCCTAGCAAAGTGGCAAATGATTCATGAGAAATATAGCAAAAATGGTAAAAGTTTCCGTCCAGGAGCAAAAGACTTATACGCAGAAATAGCAAGAATTTATAAAACTGTTTTTCCAGGACGTGAATTTGCAGGTTTAGAAATGCGAGATAATATTGATAATATTCTGACTGAACCTTGGTTTTATATTTACAACAATAGAAATAAAAACCACTATGAATTTTCTGAAATGTCTGGAGGAGAACGGGCTACGTTTCCTATACTTCTGGATTTTATGAATTGGAATATTCATAATTCAGTGATTTTAATTGATGAAATAGAATTACATTTACATCCACCAATGCAACAAGCTTTACTGAGAACTTTACCAAAACTAGGTAAAAATAATCAGTTTATTATTACTACTCATTCTGATTATGTAGCCCAGTTAGTACCTGAATCATCTATCAGAATCATAGAGGAGTAA
- the sufR gene encoding iron-sulfur cluster biosynthesis transcriptional regulator SufR translates to MATTQQTSTKQDILEYLLKHSQATAVELANFLDVSPQAIRRHLKDLETEELVIYSVSAQPSMGRPQHVYHLSRGGRQHLQKSANRLGDGYGEFAVSLLDTLEETVGRDQVKSILRKQWERKAQEYHERVGNGSLQERVANLIELRKAEGFMAEFHPVESDASGGGGERFIFVEHTCAISDVAESFPSVCGHELEMFAAILPDCTVERTHWLIHGEHRCGYLVEKS, encoded by the coding sequence ATGGCGACTACCCAGCAGACCTCAACTAAGCAGGATATCCTAGAGTATCTATTGAAGCACTCACAAGCAACGGCTGTTGAGTTGGCGAACTTTTTGGATGTGAGTCCCCAAGCGATTCGCCGTCATTTGAAGGATTTAGAGACGGAGGAGCTAGTTATATATTCGGTATCAGCACAGCCGAGTATGGGCAGACCGCAGCACGTTTATCACTTGAGTCGGGGAGGAAGACAACACTTACAAAAAAGTGCCAACCGCTTAGGTGACGGTTATGGCGAGTTTGCGGTTTCTCTCTTGGACACTTTAGAGGAAACTGTGGGACGTGACCAAGTAAAGTCTATTTTACGGAAACAGTGGGAACGTAAAGCCCAAGAATATCATGAACGGGTGGGTAATGGTTCTTTACAGGAACGGGTCGCAAATTTGATAGAATTGCGAAAGGCTGAAGGTTTTATGGCGGAGTTTCACCCTGTGGAATCAGATGCTAGTGGTGGAGGTGGAGAGAGATTCATTTTTGTGGAACATACCTGCGCTATTTCTGATGTTGCGGAATCTTTTCCCAGCGTTTGTGGTCATGAATTGGAAATGTTTGCGGCTATTCTCCCAGATTGTACTGTGGAACGGACTCATTGGTTGATTCATGGTGAACATCGTTGTGGTTATTTGGTGGAAAAAAGTTAG